The following proteins are encoded in a genomic region of Sorangiineae bacterium MSr12523:
- a CDS encoding LysE family translocator yields the protein MVEPRLFVLFILTGLALNVTPGPDMLYVLACGVKGGRRNGIVAALGIGVGGLVHTALAAVGLSALIVSSAHAFAVVKYLGAAYLVYMGLKALLATRANAATVALSETADAEVELSRTFGRGVVTNVLNPKVAIFFLAFVPQFVDPARGHIAAQFVILGAMFCISGTLVNAVVGWLSGSARRLFDPSSGLSRIMDRVTGAVFVALGIRLALASRK from the coding sequence ATGGTCGAACCGCGCCTTTTCGTACTTTTCATCCTCACTGGGCTCGCGCTGAACGTCACACCTGGACCGGACATGCTCTACGTGCTCGCGTGCGGTGTGAAAGGCGGACGGCGCAACGGGATCGTGGCTGCCTTGGGCATTGGTGTCGGAGGCCTGGTCCATACGGCACTGGCCGCGGTGGGGCTCTCGGCGCTGATCGTTTCGTCGGCCCATGCCTTCGCCGTGGTGAAATACCTCGGCGCCGCCTACCTCGTGTACATGGGCCTGAAGGCGCTGCTGGCCACGCGTGCGAACGCTGCAACCGTCGCCCTTTCGGAGACCGCGGACGCTGAGGTCGAGCTTTCGCGCACGTTCGGCCGAGGTGTCGTCACCAATGTGCTGAACCCCAAAGTGGCCATCTTCTTTCTGGCCTTCGTTCCTCAGTTCGTCGACCCGGCGCGCGGCCACATCGCCGCGCAGTTCGTCATCTTAGGCGCCATGTTCTGCATCTCCGGCACCCTGGTGAATGCCGTCGTAGGATGGCTCTCGGGCTCGGCGCGGCGGCTGTTCGACCCAAGCTCGGGCCTTTCGCGCATCATGGATCGCGTGACCGGCGCCGTCTTCGTCGCGCTCGGGATCCGTTTGGCGCTGGCCAGCCGCAAGTAG
- a CDS encoding DUF4870 domain-containing protein, producing MNTFSHQPYRDQYASNDKIAVLLAHGGTFVAWLLAPLLVYLIKKGDSKYVEFHALQSLLWSLTGTAVSVVTCGLAIPVFMVFHGIAVWRTLQGVEYEYPLVGEFSRKLVYGS from the coding sequence ATGAACACGTTCAGCCACCAGCCCTACCGCGACCAGTACGCCTCCAACGACAAGATTGCCGTCCTTCTTGCCCACGGTGGAACGTTCGTTGCGTGGCTGCTCGCTCCGCTTCTCGTTTACCTGATCAAGAAAGGCGACTCGAAGTACGTCGAGTTTCACGCCCTGCAGTCGCTCCTTTGGTCGCTCACCGGCACCGCCGTCAGCGTCGTCACGTGCGGGCTTGCCATCCCGGTCTTCATGGTCTTCCACGGCATCGCAGTGTGGAGGACCTTGCAAGGCGTCGAGTACGAGTACCCGCTCGTGGGCGAGTTCTCGCGCAAGCTCGTTTACGGCTCCTGA
- a CDS encoding bifunctional DNA-formamidopyrimidine glycosylase/DNA-(apurinic or apyrimidinic site) lyase — protein MPELPDVEMARRDLQRWLAGAEIRSARVLDAYIARGTSRAAFARTLPGQAVQKVTRRGKWLRIELRDGARVFSHLGMTGSWIRLDAEAAAPRWERARFEIERRGRSAVVSYVDSRRFGRLVLAQDDIAEWSELGPDPLAGGLEPAHLGPALARRRRAIKDVLMDQTVLAGIGNILATEALWMARIDPRAGSDTLGPAHIRALGRSLRAALDQELGDRMRGNPDVFSVYGREGEPCPRCKTALVRIVQAGRSTTFCSQCQGRR, from the coding sequence ATGCCCGAATTGCCGGACGTCGAGATGGCGAGGCGCGATCTTCAGCGATGGCTCGCCGGCGCGGAAATCCGCAGTGCACGCGTGCTCGACGCCTACATTGCTCGCGGTACCTCGCGCGCCGCCTTTGCCCGGACCTTGCCGGGGCAGGCCGTGCAGAAGGTGACCCGTCGCGGCAAATGGCTGCGCATCGAGCTCCGAGACGGGGCACGGGTCTTTTCGCACCTCGGCATGACCGGCAGCTGGATCCGCCTCGACGCGGAGGCCGCGGCCCCGCGCTGGGAGCGCGCCCGGTTCGAAATCGAGCGGCGCGGCCGCTCGGCCGTCGTCAGCTACGTCGATTCGCGGCGCTTCGGGCGCCTCGTCCTCGCCCAGGACGACATCGCCGAATGGAGCGAGCTTGGCCCCGATCCGCTGGCCGGCGGGCTCGAACCGGCGCACCTCGGCCCCGCGCTGGCTCGCCGGCGCCGCGCCATCAAAGACGTGCTCATGGACCAGACCGTCCTGGCCGGGATTGGCAACATCCTGGCGACGGAGGCCTTGTGGATGGCCCGCATCGATCCACGCGCCGGGAGCGACACCCTCGGGCCCGCCCACATCCGCGCGCTGGGCCGCAGCCTCCGCGCCGCGCTCGATCAGGAATTGGGCGACCGCATGCGCGGCAACCCCGACGTCTTCTCGGTGTACGGGCGCGAGGGCGAACCTTGCCCGCGCTGCAAAACGGCGCTCGTGCGCATCGTGCAGGCGGGCCGCAGCACGACCTTCTGCAGCCAATGCCAGGGGCGTCGCTAG
- a CDS encoding NAD(P)-dependent alcohol dehydrogenase — translation MKAYELQPKEGFDALTLVELAERKSRVLAPNDIRVRVRAVSLNYRDLVIARSAAQRSEPIVPTSDGAGEVLEVGSAVSRWKKGDRVAANFFPTWIDGEFSGEHHPKALGGGQDGMLAEEVVLHESAWVRIPEHLSFEEASTLPCAGVTAFNALFRAASLQAGDTVLVQGTGGVSIFALQLAKAAGARVILTSSSADKRERAKQLGADHVLDYKANPKWGEAALAWTQGRGVDIAVEVGGPGTFDQSVAALRYGGTMSLLGVLTGTKGEVNTYALFHKTARVAGVYVGSVAMFDAFNRALSASSIKPIIDRTYAFDQARQAYEHLASGQHFGKVVIRL, via the coding sequence ATGAAAGCCTACGAACTTCAGCCCAAAGAAGGATTCGACGCCCTCACACTCGTGGAGCTGGCGGAGCGCAAAAGCCGTGTGCTCGCCCCGAACGACATCCGCGTTCGCGTTCGCGCCGTTTCCCTCAACTACCGCGATCTCGTGATTGCGCGCTCCGCGGCGCAGCGGAGCGAACCCATCGTCCCCACCTCCGACGGCGCCGGCGAGGTCCTCGAGGTCGGAAGCGCCGTCTCCCGGTGGAAGAAGGGCGATCGCGTCGCGGCGAACTTCTTCCCCACGTGGATCGATGGCGAATTTTCCGGCGAGCATCACCCCAAGGCGCTCGGCGGCGGCCAAGACGGCATGCTCGCCGAAGAGGTGGTGCTCCACGAATCCGCGTGGGTTCGCATCCCCGAGCATCTCTCGTTCGAGGAGGCCTCCACCTTGCCGTGCGCAGGCGTCACGGCCTTCAATGCGCTCTTCCGCGCGGCGAGCCTGCAGGCCGGCGACACCGTGCTCGTTCAAGGCACGGGCGGCGTCTCCATCTTCGCGTTGCAGTTGGCCAAGGCTGCCGGCGCGCGCGTGATCCTCACGTCATCGAGCGCCGACAAACGCGAGCGCGCGAAGCAGCTCGGGGCCGACCATGTCCTCGACTACAAGGCGAACCCGAAGTGGGGCGAGGCGGCCCTCGCATGGACGCAAGGCCGCGGCGTGGACATCGCCGTGGAAGTCGGCGGTCCGGGCACCTTCGATCAATCGGTGGCCGCCCTTCGTTACGGCGGCACCATGAGCCTTCTCGGCGTGCTTACGGGCACCAAGGGCGAGGTGAACACGTACGCCCTCTTCCACAAGACCGCGCGCGTCGCCGGCGTCTACGTCGGCTCCGTGGCCATGTTCGACGCCTTCAACCGCGCCCTGTCCGCTTCCTCGATCAAGCCGATCATCGACCGCACCTACGCGTTCGACCAAGCCCGGCAGGCGTACGAGCACCTCGCCAGCGGGCAGCACTTCGGCAAAGTCGTGATTCGACTCTGA
- a CDS encoding helix-turn-helix transcriptional regulator, translated as MEATLSVIGGRWKGVVLFHLLKGKKRFGELRRHLPNCTQRMLTLQLRELEEDGLVKRTVFPEIPPRVEYELTPFGRSVEPILVGMRDWGEKYKARL; from the coding sequence GTGGAGGCCACGTTGAGCGTCATCGGCGGGCGCTGGAAGGGCGTGGTGCTCTTCCACTTGCTCAAGGGAAAGAAGCGCTTCGGGGAGCTGCGGCGTCACCTTCCGAACTGCACGCAGCGGATGCTCACGTTGCAGCTTCGCGAGCTCGAGGAAGACGGCTTGGTGAAGCGCACGGTGTTTCCCGAGATCCCTCCACGCGTCGAGTACGAGCTCACGCCGTTCGGTCGCAGCGTGGAGCCGATTCTCGTGGGGATGCGCGACTGGGGCGAGAAGTACAAGGCGCGCCTCTAG
- a CDS encoding UPF0262 family protein — protein MTIREIRVDEELWNQATALRRAEWRATIEDLVQDGQLAPKYTGYFVLAKVSPDAAELEFLDDEGELREAVTIPFAITAHILSEYLQIITRMDSEAHETGRLEALDMGKKVVHDTAARALAQALPELAANHATYRKLFSMLVALQVDTTKLIHARAHLFRDQEP, from the coding sequence ATGACCATCCGCGAGATCCGCGTCGACGAAGAGCTCTGGAACCAGGCCACCGCCCTGCGGCGCGCCGAATGGCGCGCGACCATCGAGGATCTCGTGCAGGATGGTCAGCTGGCACCGAAGTACACCGGCTACTTCGTTCTTGCGAAGGTGAGCCCGGACGCCGCGGAGCTCGAATTCCTCGACGACGAGGGCGAGCTCCGCGAGGCGGTGACCATTCCTTTCGCGATCACCGCCCACATCTTGAGTGAATATTTGCAAATCATCACGCGCATGGACTCCGAGGCTCACGAGACGGGGCGCCTCGAGGCGCTCGACATGGGCAAAAAGGTCGTCCACGACACTGCGGCGCGCGCGCTCGCGCAGGCGCTACCCGAGTTGGCCGCGAACCACGCGACGTATCGGAAGCTTTTCTCGATGCTGGTGGCGCTTCAAGTCGATACGACGAAGCTGATTCACGCGCGCGCACACCTGTTTCGCGATCAGGAGCCGTAA